Proteins encoded together in one Quercus lobata isolate SW786 chromosome 3, ValleyOak3.0 Primary Assembly, whole genome shotgun sequence window:
- the LOC115982181 gene encoding REF/SRPP-like protein At1g67360, which yields MATETMQEMEIERKKRRELKHLGFARTVAIHALVCVSSIYDYAKQNSGPLRSTVSTVESAVTAVVGPVYRKIQGVPDDLLVFLDDKVDEATHKFDEHAPPLAKQAVRKTNNLIYKASEKAHKLVNEAQTGGPRAAVHYAVSEYKQFLLSQSVKIWVGMNQCSPFHTVAEKAVPAAAHLMEKYNHLVKDLTQKGYPIFGYMPLVPVEEISEAVKEGEAEKKRDTAASAEHKSDSSDSD from the exons ATGGCCACTGAAACCATG CAAGAGATGGAGAttgagagaaagaagaggagGGAGCTGAAGCACCTAGGGTTCGCGAGGACGGTGGCGATTCACGCGCTCGTCTGCGTCTCCAGTATCTACGATTACGCCAAACAAAACTCGGGGCCTCTCAGATCCACCGTCTCCACCGTCGAATCTGCCGTCACCGCCGTCGTGGGCCCTGTCTACAGAAAAATCCAAGGCGTTCCTGATGATCTTCTTGTTTTCCTTGACGACAAG GTAGATGAAGCTACACACAAGTTTGATGAGCATGCTCCACCGTTGGCAAAGCAGGCTGtaagaaaaactaataatttgATTTACAAGGCATCTGAAAAGGCTCATAAGCTTGTAAATGAGGCTCAAACTGGGGGTCCTCGTGCTGCTGTGCATTATGCTGTTTCAGAGTATAAGCAGTTCCTTTTATCTCAAAGTGTGAAGATATGGGTTGGAATGAACCAGTGTTCACCATTCCACACGGTGGCAGAGAAGGCTGTGCCTGCGGCTGCTCACTTGATGGAGAAATACAACCATTTGGTGAAGGACTTGACCCAGAAGGGTTATCCTATCTTTGGCTATATGCCTTTAGTTCCTGTTGAGGAGATATCCGAGGCAGTTAAGGAGGGTGAGgctgaaaagaaaagagatacAGCTGCATCTGCTGAACACAAATCAGATTCGTCTGATTCGGATTAA